ACAACAGTGTTCCACAGAGGATTCATCCGGCTGCGACGGTTGTACATCACTCTGGTCAGCCAGGAGTGGATAGCCTTAGGACTGTAGCTGTGGCCATCACCAAGCAGCTCTTCATCGATcctaacaggaaaacaacaatgttTACAGAACCACGTTACACAGAGTCACACAGAGGCAGCAGGCTGTGCTTCTGATCAGCAGCTTACACCATCTGTTCGATGACTTGTTTCAGGTACTGGTAGTCGGCGTAGTCGCCCGACGCCCCCAGGATTGTGTTGTCGTTCACCTGCGGCACAAACACAGATTAAACaggttttcacttttgttttgtttttttaagacatgCCAGCTGGTGTTTTTGCTAACTGTGGCCATCACCTTCATGAGGCGAGAAATGTTTCTGAACCGAGCCAGAGAGCCGTACGAGCCCAACATGTCGGCTGCGATGACAACACCTCCGTTGAACTTCACACCGAGCACCGATGTTCCGGTTACCATCGGGTTCCtgtggagaggaggaaaagtTGGTCTTATTACCAATGATccttcattcaaaaaaaaaaaaaggttgaacaAAAATAAGTGATTAGTtaaacacttaaatgtttcCGAGTAAAACTGtctactatttttttttctgctgttaccTGAAGGCACAGTTTACAACCAGGCCTGAATCTAACCTGACAGATTATTTAGCCATTttaagtgagtttttttttagctataaAGTCAGAAAGTGCCtcataataaaatttaaactggaagaaaaaaaatctatgaaaaTTATTTTGTCTCGGTAaaagttttcagctgtttttatagGAATCGACACACTTAtagcaatataaataaacaagaagctGATTCCAGTTGAGGTGTAACTACATCAAGATTTACTTGGATCCTCTGagttataaatattaaaattaaattatatgaataaatttgttgtttgtgttcttaCTTATAAATCCATTATTTAATGTACCGAACTCTGTGTAATACAGATTTGAGATGCTGTTCCCCATCTGTATTTTATTAGCAcgacatttaaataaagtttagtgTGAGTCTTAACATCTGAGCCCGTAATGTTTCAGTTTCTAGATGGCCTGAAAATCCCTTAGCAATAAAGTGGATTAAAGATATTAttacagaatttatttaaatgtgagtATCTGGTCTAGAATCCAGTTGTAGTTTTGTCTCATAGGAGTtaatttaaacagtaaaaacgaaaacaaaaacaaaagttttactTAGCTAACTTGGCTAACAGTGACCcacaagacaacaaaaaacaaaaacagaaaaaaatgcaagttttccttcatataataaatacataaaatacatCAATAAATTATTAACCAGTCAGCCCTGTCTTTAAAGGggtataaaacatttaatttgatgtGAACTGAGTGATTTTAGCATCGGTTAGCAGCCGGTTCTCCATGATGATACAGCACTGCAGCGGAGCTGAAACCGAAACCGACGCGGCTGTTCGGGTTTAAACGAAGCTCCGCAGGTTCGGTTCTGACGGGACGGATTACTCACAGCGTGTGTCGAACCGGCCCGCATGATGTGCCCGGTCCACTGGTGCTGCCGCCGCGGAAAGAGTAAAACTGTCCGGGTTTTGGTCCGTTCTCCCAAAAACTCATCTTCAAACCGCTCGACTCCATCTTGGATTCTATGACGGAAGTGACGACACACTGTGGTTGAACatctttattaacaaaaaaaaacttgacgcACAACACTGAAATTTTGTACTGAGAAAAGTACATAAGAATAATACATCAGTTGTGGTGTTTTAtgataattattaaataaacttaaaaataaataatatgaaaaagaaaaacgtggATTAACAGAGGGTAAATGTGctgaagaaaacattaaaattatatttttaatacaaGCATGCtaactttttattgcttttaagaAAGTATTGCCAACTTCTGTCAGTTAAAGTATTGTATGTCTCAATTTATATAACTTAactaaacaataacaaaaaatttgAGCTATCCATATTACCTCCAAAAAAACACCCAATATATAGTATGTTTTAATCATTGCAGactaaataaaatggtttttgGAGTTTAgattttaagacattttctgctaaaagctACTTTACGATGCTATTTTTTACAAATCTCTGTCATACTTTACACATTTATCTGACAAATGTCGGAATAAAACCTTTAATAGCAACAAGTTTCCACAAACGAGAAGGCAACTAATTCATTTACAAATCCTCTGTCAGTGACCGCCACCTGCAGGAGTCCATCATGACTTCATTAAaccaaatcaaaatttaaatttccttcacTGGAGAAAAATAATCTCACAGATTTGCTATTTCATGTTGTTACTCTGACGCTGGCATTTTGAAATGCTGGAAACATGCAAATTATTCACAACTGCTTTTGTGAATGTTACATTAAACacataaagtttaaattctcaGTATGTCTTATTCAGATTCTTATTTTCAAGTTATAGTGTCTACTCCTGAAAATCATCTTTGCAGCAGATTATCAGACTTATAGAAAGAATTGATAAacagtttcagttctgtttggGGCTCTTTCAAGGAAATTGTTGCTCAACCCTGCTGTAGTCTTTGTGTTTGAACGTTGGTGTCTACGGTGTGTTTATAAGTTGAACAAGTAGCTCAACAAACGAAACTAAAGGCCGTATCACAAAGATGCAGCTTCCAGGGTTATTTACAGCTTTAACATGCACACTTAGGAGTTTATTATTGCTGCTTTGGGCTGTaaagcttcaaaacaaaaacaagctgtcaAACTGCTCAGGTCAGCTGTgagactgacacacacacacacacacacacacacactctgcaggTAGCAACATGTGTGCTGCAGTTTCCACCCCAGCACGCCTGCTGCACAGTCAGAGTTGCCAAAGCAACCGGGCGGGGCCCTTATTGCTGCAACACACCGCACCTCCTTTGTCCTCATGGTTATAGgtacagacaggcagacagagggGGGAGGCAGGTGGACGGGGTGTCAGAGTCCACTCATAAACTCATCAGGTGTGGAGCAGGTGCCTGTGTTTGTCCTGAACCCGTCTCACCCACCTCGCCTGTCTCTCCTCACCTGGCGGTCGACGGGCTGAGCTGCTCTGCCGTAAGTCTGTTCGGTTTtactcccctctctctctctgtctgaacTCTCCACgttcttttcctctcctctcagaTCGAACCTTTACTTTGTGGTTCTGCCTCCGTCGGCCCCTCGGCTGTAAACGGGTTCTGTCAGGTCAGGGTTCTGCCAGCGCAGGTTCCTGCAGCAGTTTGACACAACGGAGGCACAGGCGTCTGAACGAGGTTTGTTTGGTTCAagtgaagtaaaacattttaaactgttcaGCATCGTGTCAACAGGTTCagcctgtttcagctgcttccactTTTAGCACTCTGTCGTTATTACAGACGATCCCGGCAGGATTAGCTCTGCTCTTTATCACTGAATGCATGAGTCTGCACCACAAACTGATTCTGCCACATAAACAGAATTTGTTCCAGATTTATTCGACATTGCCGTACTTCTGCTGCTGACAGTTAACCTCTGTCagatttgcatgttttctgtttgtttattgaaaacagttttaaaaggtGACTCTGTGGCGACCGGCGGCGGTTTGGTTCTGCCTGATTTGACTGTAGCTTCTTCTCTAATCGACTAAATCAGGGTGAAGTGTCACAAGTGTCGTTTGAATACAGACTCACACTAAAGCTGTACGGCGGTACATTCAGGACGGCTGCTGTCAGGAACAACATGGAGTCCAGAGGAGAaggaagaacagaaacagaatccAGGTATGAGTTCAATCCCAAGACTTTAATCTTAAAAGAGCCTGATATGTGCTGACTGTACTTACCTGGTATGAACCAAATTCTAACAGGCAACTTACCTGATACTTACCTAGTACTTATTAGGTACATATCAGGTGCCTAACTGGTGCTGGATACTCACTAGGATCATACTGAGTACATACCTAGTATGTACCTGGTAGGTACTCTGTAATTATGGGGTAACAAGTCAATTCATAATACCACCTGGTCCCTGTAGGTATCCAGTACATAACAGGTGAGTATCTGGTACATACCTGATAAAACCTAAGTAAGTACCCAGTACTTACCGGGCTGTATCCTGTgtctttatcttcttttttattggtacatatttttccacatttctgtcagtattgcttttttgtttttgtgaatctGCAGGACAGATAAAAACGCTGAACCTACTGGAACCACCAACGGTATGAACGCGAccagtatttttacttttactacaAGTGATGCTGAAGCTTCCAGAAGTACTTCGGCGACAGACACGACTCTCGCTGCATCAAGCGGCGATCAAACAGGTGCTGGGCTGTTTTTAAAGTCGTCTCAGACAGTCAGAGTTTGTAATTATCTGGTGTCTGGTTTGAACCTGCAGctcatttctaaatgtttcttaacagaagacaaagaaacagGAGGACACAGCATTGTCATGGCAACGACAGATGGTCACTCAGCAGGTGAGACGAACAGATACAGGTGTGCCCGTCTCAAATACGGCTCTCATTTTGCTGCTGCAGAAGTCCAGAAcgaatgtttttgttctaaaGGCAACgaagaggtggaggaggaacGCAGAAATGAAACATCTGCTGCAGACGGAGAAGGTGAGgaaatcaagatggctgtctGACACAGGTCCAGAAACTCATCATTTTCTCGCTTTGTTTGTCAGCAGGAGATGACCAGGAGGTGTTTGACTTCCAGCCAGGTAAATCtacttttctcctctttcttcttcttcatcctcagtttcctgttttgacttcctgtcctcctcttGTCCAGCAGGAGGTGAAGAGTTCGGGGCGTCTGAGTCCGAGCGGAAATCCTCAACGTCAAGCAAACCCAGGCCAGGTAAGGAGGAGCAGGTCGTTGTCTTCCTTTAATTCACCATCCTTCCTGCGTCacgttttcatgttttcagaacCATTTAAATGACCtatgaataaataatcatttaataatcattaaatgaatTATAGAA
The DNA window shown above is from Kryptolebias marmoratus isolate JLee-2015 linkage group LG5, ASM164957v2, whole genome shotgun sequence and carries:
- the psmb4 gene encoding proteasome subunit beta type-4, with amino-acid sequence MESSGLKMSFWENGPKPGQFYSFRGGSTSGPGTSCGPVRHTLNPMVTGTSVLGVKFNGGVVIAADMLGSYGSLARFRNISRLMKVNDNTILGASGDYADYQYLKQVIEQMVIDEELLGDGHSYSPKAIHSWLTRVMYNRRSRMNPLWNTVVIGGFYNGESFLGYVDKLGVAYEAPTVATGFGAYLAQPLMREVIENKAEINKQEARELVERCLKVLYYRDARSYNRHEIAVVTEEGVEIIGPLSSETNWDIAHLISGFE